Below is a window of Pocillopora verrucosa isolate sample1 chromosome 6, ASM3666991v2, whole genome shotgun sequence DNA.
aaattgaggaatttccaaaatggaggaattcTTTTACTTTAGACATTTTCTGTACcagagatatttgacctaaatgtatttgttgttttcggaaattgtaacggttttgattaattggtaacaggacttcttgttgttCAATTCTGTCaataatcatactcatgattgacaaattggactcccgcttcgtggtcgtccaattttgttaatcgaATGATTATAACGGAGCTcgcatagccccataattatacaaaatagtagtaacctatcaagccgaaaaaatttggatgtacgaccgtacaggtgctacttttaacatacGTGATCAATTGTACCGCGGGCAagccaacgccacggctttgtccaatAGTCGTCCAGTGGTTAGtacactgggctccgagtcggacgacccaggttctagtcctggccggggcaaggcgttgtgcccttgagacgtgcgaaaaaaaatgcgagctccaaGTTTAGGCTTGGCTTAATCTATATGttagaccgaattggactccactcggtcttattaccattattaatcatcatactgctttattttacttttgttgaaCGCCCCTTAGAGATGCAAATGTCCTTCTTCAAAACTTGCCATGATTTGTAAAATgtgtttatgattttttttaaaatcggAAGGTCCTTATAAGTTCGCGGGAAGAGTGATTCCAGTGTCAATAGAGAAAAACTGTATCTTCTATGGAAAGAGATGCTGATAACATTGCATTGTTGTCATCTCTGCCACTTTTCAGTTTCTAATTAATCGTGATTGTcgtacaaaataaaattttcatgcaGTGCAAAAACCATGCTAAACGTAATCTTCAAAAGTTTCTCTTCTAAGTGAAACTCAACGACAAAATCGTAAAGGAAaagcacaaaataaaaataaagcaagcTGGAGGCTTTTTTGTTGTGTATCATTAGTCGTTTGTACGCCAGTTCGTACGGTCGATCATTGCAATATAAATGGTAATTTTCGATGcggtgcattttttttttcatccattgTGTTcggaaaaaatgataaaaacatcTTACAGTTGTGGGTGagattctttttttgtttacaatatttttatatttattcatGGTATGCTATCTACTGAAGAgactttttttcccatttttggTAAATAATTCACCAATGAACATCCTAACaacgaaactgaaaaattacCAAATGCGTTGGCGTGATTTTGAGATTGTCTTAGTCAGAGATTTTCATTTAATGGAAAGCAATCAGTGAAGTAATCGACAAGACCAAAAAATAATCTCCGTAAGTAGTATTTTGATTGATTTAACTCCTTATTTCTTTTGTGACCCGCCATCTCGATCTTAAAAATACAACTCAGCCCTTCGGACGCACAACTGCTCTTTGAAGGCCAACTAAAGATCGccgaaaaattacaaaaaagattgctgaaatatttgaatttcgCCCAGGGGAAAACTGGttcgttttagttttgttgCTTGTATGATCATCAGAGCGGCTGAATTTTCtgcaattgaatttttttctttatcggAAACAAACAGAGCTTTCATGTTACAACTACCTAGCTTGGATGGCTGTTGTAAGATTTGACAACCTATCTGAGCACGTGTATCTCTGGAAGCACCTGACTGTGCAAAGTTTGGCAAATGTCATCAACTTTTAATTGATCCCAATTTTTATGGATGTGAAAATCATTGCTGTTTGTCACCAGGTACGGTTttggcaaaatatttttcatttgaaggtTTAAGCTTAGTGCATTTAATTAATGATAACAAAGCGAATGGTGCATGCCCTGACCCTTTTAGAACATGACACTTGCGTAACAACTTGAACGAATTTCTGAAATCCATCTAGATGGCCTCTCGGCCATTTTTTTGGCCTTGCATCTACAGCTTTCCTTAGATAATTGAGATATGCTACCAagtttggtcttttttttttttgcaacatcATGCAACATCATGCAACGTCATAAAAGCGTTTGTGATCACCTTTTGCGAAATACTACGTTAACGTGAACGTACAGTTTCAACGTCAACTGTTTCGACGCGTGGTTTctatttttatctaaaaaatgaaataaaaagtggCAGAACAGGATCATTGTCAGAACAGGATCATTGTCAACAGAAACAACACGAATCTACGAAATCGtttgtgaggaaaaaaaaagggttacaGTTTTGTGAAATTATGGCCGATAACCTCTGTGGGTCAACTTCAAAGGAATGTGCAACTTGTCATAAGAAAGATTTACTGGTAAGAAAGACTATGGCATTTTCTCCAGTTATATTCGATACAACCGGTATTGGGTAAATTTCGTCATAAAACTAACCTAAATTGTATGATGAATTAGATGTCAAAGCAACAGATGATTTTGCTAAAATTGGTACGTAAACTCTTGTTCAAACTCACAGTATAAGGATTAAGTTGATCTCTTTCCGGGATGACTAAAATAGTTTGTCTCCCACGCAAAATTATCCACAGGAACTTTTCAACTTGATGATACTTTTATTTTTGATCTTATCACAATTTTACATAGTTTTCCTTGGCCTGGTCTTTACAAAGCCTTTTGCTTTTCTTCAGTCAAGCGAGGAACGAACGTTCGATAAAATTTCCCCTTACGTAGCTATGATTTCGCTCACGTGTTTGACGATGAACTACAAGAGGATGAAAGACCTTTTTGAACAGGCTATAACTGGGAAGAATAAATCATTATGTTAATGATGCAATTTTTATAAAGTGAAATTGATGGTGATCTTTCGGTGCTTACCCGATGGCTTATTGCGCCATGAACACAAACTATTAATAGAGTCGATTCGTTGTCTATTTTGCTTTCTACTTTTCAATCGTGATTCACGAGGTGGCTTCTTCTTTGATGTCTCAGATAATCTCCTGTGAGGCGCAGCAACACACTTTCTGTTTGTCTTGCCTCACAACATTCGTTGAGTCACGCACATCCACAGGAAAACCGCCAACTGGGTTGGCAATGCGCCTTGGCTGTCCTTTGGGGTATAAATGTGGATCACAACTTGAACCTTACCTACTGCAGGATATCATTGACGAAATTGCTGCGACATCAAAGGAGAAAACCTCAAGAGGTCCTTCCTGCGATGGACAGACTTCTTCCAGGTCTTGTCCGAATGATCGATGCTCCTTTAATTTTCGGCCCGATGACGGCgattttgaaactctttatccGTGGTGCCCAGAATGCTGTGCATTTTATTGCTGTACTTGTCAAAGACGACTTGGAGATGAAGGATACGCCGACCATATTTGTCCAGCCGGTCAGATCACTGACATAACTAATGATGCCGTAGCAAGCCAAACATTGTGCAGAGTAGTTTGCGAGGCTATGTTTGTACGATGTCCCAGCAACTCTTGCCAGTCGACTGACCGAGTGGAAGACCTGATAGTGAAGAGGAATGAGGATTGTAACGCTATAAAATGTTGGACATGTCAAAGATTCTTCTGCTTCATTTGCACGAAAGACCTGGGGATGAACAGAGAAGATGCACTTAAGGCATTTCCACACAGGTAAGAAATGTTCCGGCCGCATACATTATAACCTTTTGAAAGTAATCCGCGATTGCAATGGTTTTGATTCAGTAGGGCGGGTCACTCTTATTCTACTGATCTGAGATCTCAATCGGGTTAGTTTAATATTTACCCCGTATCTATctaattacaatttaaattaagtTCCTTTAACTagctgttttaattttatctgtTTGATTGGGAGAGAGCATGGGAGGAAAAAATAGCTTAGCCCCACCTGCTTATCttaaaatgaatgataaaattaGTCGCAGTTGTTATCACTATCAATACCCCCCAGTAAAGTATGAAAccgatttaaaaaaacaagtgTGCTGAAACTTTTCGCAATTTCCGGGAAAATACTGGATTCCCCTTGGAACTCTTTTAAAAAAGTTGGTTTCATTGATCTATATCTTTATCTATTTCTATTTACACAGGAATGCTAGCGAAGCTAACGCTCCTTGCTGTTGGCTCTTTGACGATGGATTGAGCGGAAATACTAAAACAAGAGCGTTACTGATACGGCAGATGAATGCAGCAGCCGATTATCTTCGTTCTCTCCAAGTGAGCAAcgaaaagaaattgattttgctGAATAGTAATAGGGAAGTACTGGGGGAGGTATTCACGCATTTGATCAAGAAATATGGACCCAAAAGAGACCAAGAGAAGTGTGTCATATTGTagagtttttaaaaagtgtgttATACGCGCACAAAGATTTTGAAGCGCTTACTTGAGAACAGAGCTAGTGATAAATGTATTATAATGCAAAAAAGGACTGCTCTTTAAGTAATGTAATTACATATTATACGTACTTCTTAATCTGTTCTAGAAAGGTTGATTGAAAAGTCACATTtacctttttatttcaatatttgaaCGGAATCATAATTCTACGTTATAATAAGAAAGCTTTCATCTGGACAGGGCCCCTTCAAAAGGCCATTTGAAAGATGCCCAAGCTCTTATTATTGTAAGGCCTTGGATTCGAAATTTATTAGTTTTTCGTGACATATAAAGctcatttttcaagaaaggttTAGCTGTTAGcctaattttaaaattaacgCTTTCGGAACTCGGAAATGGCCGAGTGGACGGTGactcaaaaaataaataattctgACAGTGCTTGATTTTTCAGAATACATATTtcgaaaaaatacaaaatcctACTTGTAAATCTCGGTATAAATCCAGCTACATTTTCCTTGTATATAAAATCATTGAGAATTTTAATCACAGTTATATGTGAATAACCCAGATTATTGTTATGAACCGTGACTTCGTGTAGATCGCGATGAATGTCACACTtaatgatttcttttccagagGAAATATATTTACTATTTGAATCGGTTCAGAAATGAGGAAGGTTGTAATTTCCAAGCATTatgaatcaataaataaaatttgaattaaacttTATAACGAAGTATCAGCGTTCGAGAACTGAAATTTGAAGGCAGAAACCATTGTTGTGTAGCCTAAAAATATAATTGAGCATGCAATATTTGATAAAAACAGCATCGTTACCTCATTTTGTTTctatcagtttctttttttgaacATCTGATATTAGAAAAAAACGTTTCTGAGAAAGGTGAAAGACGAATTAAAATCCGACAAATAAAATCCGCATCATAACTGAGGAAGTCAGACTTTCAACAtcaaatagtgaaaaaaagagAGCGCCAAACTATTATAGTAAGCCCCATCACGAACAAAATCGGAAATTTCACAAACAGCTTCTTTTAATTAAAGGGTTCCTGCTTAACTCCAGTAAGTACTTGTTTGATGGAAAGAGATCGGAAAGGTATACATTTCGGTACGGTGTAAGACGCTGTTTTTGTGAGAATAGTAATTTAAAGTAATGTACAGTGTTTGGTCTTTTGCCACGAACAAACTTTTCTGGAGGTTTGAAAAGTGAAATCCAGACCGGGAACCTTTTATGATTTCGCATATTAACGAAATTTTTGCCCTTACCATATCCATTCAACCTGCAAATAACGAAAAACTTTAGGAAGTTTGAAGGGTTCATTCAATGTCCGTGCACCCCTTAACATCATCGAAACACACTGTAGATAATTTCTGTAATCAAAGcttaaaaagagaatttgtctcTCTGAAGTTGTATACAATCACACAAATcagtaagtcacggtgtttGGAAACCGTATAACTCAATTAATACAGCGCACACAcacaaacagaaagaaaaatatattaaataaaatgatctttgttttatttaaagatttttttcaatttttttcctcgtaCATTTTGCGCTTCAGCGGTTGCAAATatacttttgttatttcttgaaattttgcgTGAGAAATCAGTGCACTgccggccaaaattgatccaCTTGTACATGCCAGAAATTTTACCGCTGGGTTCAGTCAGTGCACCTTCTATGTGGTGATTGCGGCGTTAATTATGTAATTGACATCGTCGTATGAGCTCTTTGTAATCTGCTGAACGCTTGAAAACTTACAAGAAAAACGTTTCTCGGTCCCAGACCTCGGCGTCTGCATTTGGTTCCATTTCCTCTCCCTTTTTTGTCGAAGTGTCTCatttaaagaaagttttctaCTTGAACTTTGCAAACAAAATGAACACTCCAACAACATAACTACTATGAAAGAATTAATCTCTTCATACATATGCATACAATATTGTGAGGTTTTATTTCCATTACGGTATTGACTACAAGCATCAAGTCACCGATTTCACAAATATATACGATCTTCACATATGATTTTAAGTTTTTGCTGTAATTTTAGAGCTATAATTTCTAAACGAGTCATTTAATATAACATTTTCTATGAAATAAGTTCTCTGTTGTGCTAAAGAGACAAATGAGAGATCTATGAAGCAATTTATACGCAAATGATCTTGTTTACGAAACAATAAGAAATAAGCCTTCAGATTGCAGGTGTTTATATGATTCATGAGTGCTTTTCTAAAGTACCAGGAGATTTTCTATCAAAGTAAAATAACTGTGGTTTAAATCCAAATTATTTGTTATGGTTTTCATGTGAAAGCAAGCAGTCGTGAAATCAAAGCATGGAGGATTTCGAAATATCTGAAATTGATATTAAACAAAGACCATCTTCAGTACTTCCAAGATCGATCAAGGTCGGTCCGGAGGTGGCTACAACTCCGTTGCCGCAGGGAAAACAGTCCGCTGCAGTACAAGAAAAGTGGAACGGCTTCGTAGAATCGTCCACTCTGCATGGCTTGCAGCACGTGTTTGGCGGTCGAACTCTGGCCCGCAGAGTCATATGGGCCTTGTTTCTTCTCCTCGGTATCGGCTGGTTCTCGCTGCAGACACAAAAGTTGTTAACGAAGTACTTCAGCTATCCCGTGACGACAAAAGTAACCTTGGTTTACGAAGAAAACCCCGAGTTTCCAGCGGTCAGCATCTGCAACTTTAACATGTTTCGAAGATCTGTGGTC
It encodes the following:
- the LOC131793620 gene encoding E3 ubiquitin-protein ligase RNF14; this encodes MADNLCGSTSKECATCHKKDLLIISCEAQQHTFCLSCLTTFVESRTSTGKPPTGLAMRLGCPLGYKCGSQLEPYLLQDIIDEIAATSKEKTSRGPSCDGQTSSRSCPNDRCSFNFRPDDGDFETLYPWCPECCAFYCCTCQRRLGDEGYADHICPAGQITDITNDAVASQTLCRVVCEAMFVRCPSNSCQSTDRVEDLIVKRNEDCNAIKCWTCQRFFCFICTKDLGMNREDALKAFPHRNASEANAPCCWLFDDGLSGNTKTRALLIRQMNAAADYLRSLQVSNEKKLILLNSNREVLGEVFTHLIKKYGPKRDQEKCVIL